One Dialister invisus DSM 15470 genomic region harbors:
- the yajC gene encoding preprotein translocase subunit YajC, with translation MEDAVNILGMFWPFLILIAIFYFFMYRPQKKLQLERGRFLLSLRKGDHVVTSGGVHGIIKVLRDKYVELEIAPKVVIKVEKTAIHHGDVDLIDAETAKKAGAAVIGAEAENPEETDRLSKQRKTTDTETIEEVVEVDSAAEEGTEIVEEVIEVDENGNEISREKK, from the coding sequence ATGGAAGATGCAGTAAATATTTTGGGAATGTTTTGGCCATTTTTGATTTTAATTGCTATTTTTTACTTTTTTATGTATCGTCCCCAGAAGAAGTTACAATTGGAGCGCGGGCGTTTTCTTCTTTCTTTAAGAAAAGGGGATCATGTGGTGACTTCCGGTGGTGTTCATGGAATCATTAAGGTATTGCGTGATAAATATGTAGAACTTGAAATCGCGCCTAAGGTTGTAATTAAGGTTGAAAAAACGGCAATTCATCATGGTGACGTTGATCTGATTGATGCTGAAACGGCAAAAAAAGCCGGTGCAGCAGTAATTGGTGCAGAAGCAGAAAATCCGGAAGAAACTGATCGGCTTTCTAAACAGAGAAAAACGACAGATACCGAGACCATAGAAGAAGTTGTTGAGGTTGACAGCGCTGCTGAAGAAGGTACAGAGATTGTAGAGGAAGTTATTGAAGTCGATGAAAATGGTAATGAGATCAGCAGGGAAAAGAAATAA